A window of Gemmatimonadota bacterium contains these coding sequences:
- a CDS encoding serine/threonine protein kinase — MFCPDCGTWNRSAARNCGQCSLVLPEVPVAIDAPDHLITSIRQATGQRYKIVRRIGSGGMADVYEARHHLLDRPLAVKVLHSHLAREQEMRERFKREAEAASRLLHPFIASPLDYGETDEAVYLVMPFIAGGCLADDLGATRIIEPPRAARIAAQVATALDYAARAGVVHRDVKPDNVLFDADGNAILTDFGIATAHFHGRLTAGGRAMGTPHYMAPEQAMGRFVDGRADLYAVGVMLYECLLGTTPFDGPDGYAIGYKHVHELPTPLQNVAPHLPRALCEITMRCLEKTPDARFQRGHDLARAIYEWMHTDGVYDEPPARASRPSA; from the coding sequence GTGTTCTGCCCTGACTGCGGTACCTGGAACCGGAGCGCCGCCCGCAACTGCGGGCAGTGCAGTCTCGTGCTGCCGGAGGTGCCGGTCGCGATCGATGCGCCCGACCACCTGATCACGTCGATCCGTCAGGCGACGGGGCAGCGGTACAAGATCGTCCGGCGCATCGGCAGCGGCGGCATGGCCGACGTCTACGAGGCGCGCCACCACCTCCTCGACCGCCCCCTCGCGGTGAAGGTCCTGCACTCGCACCTCGCGCGCGAGCAGGAGATGCGCGAGCGCTTCAAGCGCGAGGCGGAGGCGGCGAGCCGCCTGCTGCATCCGTTCATCGCGTCGCCGCTCGACTACGGCGAGACGGACGAGGCGGTCTATCTGGTGATGCCGTTCATCGCCGGCGGCTGCCTCGCCGACGACCTCGGCGCGACGCGGATCATCGAGCCGCCGCGCGCGGCGCGCATCGCGGCGCAGGTCGCCACGGCGCTCGACTACGCCGCCCGCGCGGGCGTCGTCCATCGCGACGTGAAGCCCGACAACGTCCTCTTCGACGCCGACGGGAACGCGATCCTCACCGACTTCGGCATCGCGACCGCGCACTTCCACGGCCGCCTCACCGCCGGCGGCCGCGCGATGGGGACGCCGCACTACATGGCCCCCGAGCAGGCGATGGGCCGCTTCGTCGATGGCCGCGCCGACCTCTACGCCGTGGGCGTGATGCTCTACGAGTGCCTCCTCGGCACCACGCCCTTCGACGGCCCCGACGGCTACGCGATCGGCTACAAGCACGTGCACGAGCTCCCCACACCGCTGCAGAACGTCGCGCCGCACCTCCCGCGCGCGCTCTGCGAGATCACCATGCGCTGCCTCGAGAAGACCCCCGACGCGCGCTTCCAGCGCGGGCACGACCTCGCCCGCGCGATCTACGAGTGGATGCACACCGATGGCGTGTACGACGAGCCGCCCGCGCGCGCGAGTCGCCCGTCGGCGTGA
- the corA gene encoding magnesium/cobalt transporter CorA, giving the protein MARKRRASKTLRIRPITEEHPVVVVTEPRPRSWYRDAAGKVSRDLDPKEFAAILQSGAGLLWVDIDHRSDAQHQLLEQVFKFHPLSIEDTRSAEGRVKFEEFPGYAFCVVRAVRFVEETQDLYDIETFNLSCFIGHNFVVTVHGPHAPGVDATHQRLGLGPDLLERGPARLLHNILDTTVDAYFPIIDQLDAFVDGLEERVFVHFDQESLRDIFSVKRLVLQLRRHLSPMREVFNILQNRPCAVIPADSQIWFRDIYDHVIRLNESLDTYRDLLSSTMDSYLTQVSNRMGLVTKGLTVVATLSVPFVVVSGMWGMNFTNIPLSGWPHGFWVMLAVQLGLGGGLIWVLKRRGWL; this is encoded by the coding sequence ATGGCACGCAAGCGGCGCGCGAGCAAGACCCTCCGGATCCGGCCGATCACCGAGGAGCATCCGGTCGTCGTCGTGACCGAGCCGCGGCCGCGCTCGTGGTACCGCGACGCCGCGGGGAAGGTCAGCCGCGATCTCGACCCCAAGGAGTTCGCCGCGATCCTCCAGTCGGGCGCCGGCCTGCTCTGGGTGGACATCGACCATCGCAGCGACGCACAGCATCAGCTGCTCGAGCAGGTCTTCAAGTTCCATCCGCTGAGCATCGAGGACACGCGCTCGGCCGAGGGGCGCGTGAAGTTCGAGGAGTTCCCCGGCTACGCCTTCTGCGTGGTGCGCGCCGTGCGGTTCGTCGAGGAGACGCAGGACCTCTACGATATCGAGACGTTCAACCTCTCGTGCTTCATCGGGCACAACTTCGTCGTCACGGTGCACGGACCGCATGCGCCCGGCGTCGATGCCACGCACCAGCGCCTCGGGCTCGGCCCCGACCTGCTCGAGCGCGGCCCGGCGCGACTGCTCCACAACATCCTCGACACCACGGTCGACGCCTACTTCCCGATCATCGACCAGCTCGACGCCTTCGTCGACGGGCTCGAGGAGCGGGTCTTCGTGCACTTCGACCAGGAGTCGCTGCGCGACATCTTCTCGGTGAAGCGCCTCGTGCTGCAGCTGCGGCGCCACCTCTCGCCCATGCGCGAGGTGTTCAACATCCTGCAGAACCGCCCCTGCGCCGTCATCCCCGCCGACTCGCAGATCTGGTTCCGCGACATCTACGACCACGTCATCCGCCTCAACGAGTCGCTCGACACCTATCGCGACCTCCTCTCGAGCACGATGGACTCGTACCTCACGCAGGTGAGCAACCGGATGGGCCTCGTGACCAAGGGCCTGACCGTCGTCGCGACGCTCAGCGTGCCCTTCGTGGTGGTGAGCGGGATGTGGGGGATGAACTTCACGAACATCCCCCTCTCGGGGTGGCCGCACGGCTTCTGGGTGATGCTCGCCGTCCAGCTCGGGCTGGGCGGGGGGCTCATCTGGGTCCTCAAGCGCCGCGGTTGGCTGTAG
- a CDS encoding histone deacetylase gives MTLAFISHSDVGMHDNGWNHPEHVGRMRAITRAMRYHPELFMALEHVEGRHATEAELALAHTPANITRVREMSEAGGGRFDADTTASPGSWAAATAAAGCVLEAVERAIDGRNARSFVAVRPPGHHALRDQPMGFCLFGNVAIGALRAQQLGARRVLIVDWDVHHGNGTQAIVETNADIHFISMHQWPWYPGSGAAEDRGPHGTVWNVPMPAGLPAAAYREALLTAIDAATDGWSPDLVMISAGFDSLAGDPLGGFSLELDDIRALTRTLVERAQGWCGGRVVSVLEGGYEPDRVAEAVVAHLEALR, from the coding sequence ATGACGCTCGCCTTCATCTCGCATTCCGACGTCGGGATGCACGACAACGGCTGGAACCATCCCGAGCATGTGGGCCGCATGCGCGCCATCACGCGCGCGATGCGCTACCACCCCGAGCTCTTCATGGCGCTGGAGCATGTCGAGGGGCGTCACGCGACCGAGGCGGAGCTCGCGCTCGCGCACACGCCGGCGAACATCACGCGCGTGCGCGAGATGAGCGAGGCGGGCGGCGGCCGCTTCGACGCCGACACCACCGCGAGTCCCGGCTCGTGGGCCGCGGCGACCGCGGCGGCCGGCTGCGTGCTCGAGGCGGTGGAGCGCGCGATCGACGGCCGCAACGCGCGCTCGTTCGTCGCCGTGCGGCCGCCGGGCCATCACGCGTTGCGCGACCAGCCGATGGGCTTCTGCCTCTTCGGCAACGTCGCCATCGGCGCCCTGCGCGCGCAGCAGCTCGGCGCGCGCCGCGTGCTCATCGTCGATTGGGACGTGCACCACGGCAACGGGACGCAGGCGATCGTCGAGACCAATGCCGACATCCACTTCATCTCGATGCACCAGTGGCCCTGGTATCCGGGCTCGGGGGCGGCGGAGGATCGCGGGCCGCACGGCACCGTCTGGAACGTCCCGATGCCGGCCGGCCTCCCGGCCGCCGCGTATCGCGAGGCGCTCCTCACGGCGATCGACGCCGCGACCGATGGCTGGTCCCCGGACCTCGTGATGATCTCGGCCGGCTTCGACTCCCTCGCCGGCGACCCGCTCGGCGGCTTCTCCCTCGAGCTGGACGACATTCGCGCCCTCACGCGGACGCTCGTCGAGCGCGCCCAGGGATGGTGCGGGGGCCGGGTGGTGAGCGTGCTCGAGGGCGGCTACGAGCCCGACCGGGTGGCCGAGGCGGTCGTCGCGCACCTCGAGGCCCTGCGGTAA
- a CDS encoding DUF4159 domain-containing protein — MADFTFATVQYDSGDWDSAPLVPANLIDSLARYTTLDVAPTGVIVPLGSRDLFKYPLAYLTGHLPVRFSDVERTTLREYCARGGLLFVDDHNHDIDGQFHKSAWEEIARAVGPLKDLPNDHAIYRSFFQFADGPPTTSHELNGWGDNLVHKHLQAVLNGDRIAVLYSSKDYSSEWNYHPDNKRYFSVDNTKFGVNLVVYALSR; from the coding sequence ATGGCCGACTTCACCTTCGCCACGGTGCAGTACGACTCGGGGGACTGGGACAGCGCGCCGCTCGTCCCCGCGAACCTCATCGACTCGCTCGCGCGCTACACCACGCTCGACGTCGCGCCCACCGGCGTGATCGTCCCGCTCGGGTCGCGCGACCTCTTCAAGTATCCGCTCGCGTACCTCACCGGCCATCTCCCGGTGCGCTTCTCCGACGTGGAGCGCACCACGCTGCGCGAGTACTGCGCGCGCGGCGGGCTGCTCTTCGTGGACGACCACAACCACGACATCGACGGCCAGTTCCACAAGTCGGCGTGGGAGGAGATCGCGCGCGCGGTGGGGCCGCTCAAGGACCTCCCCAACGACCATGCGATCTACCGGTCGTTCTTCCAGTTCGCCGACGGCCCTCCGACGACGAGCCACGAGCTCAACGGCTGGGGCGACAACCTCGTGCACAAGCACCTGCAGGCGGTGCTCAACGGCGACCGCATCGCCGTGCTCTACTCCAGCAAGGACTACAGCTCGGAGTGGAACTACCATCCCGACAACAAGCGCTACTTCTCGGTGGACAACACGAAGTTCGGCGTGAACCTGGTGGTCTATGCGCTCTCGCGCTGA
- a CDS encoding BatA domain-containing protein, whose translation MSFLAPWAFAVGVFAALGAVVLHLLSTRRPPRAVLPTARFVPESEARAVSRSSRPTDLLLLAARMLAALLIGAAFARPVLDAPGPSVRTVVLLDASSSVQDRTAAAREATERLGEGGAIVAFDTVVRALGTTEVASLRELAGAREAATGVVDASGAYRAGPPRAADGILSAALVAGVREARVIARGADSVRMVLVSPLAEELFDAATAGARAEWPGGITLVRPTGVADTLRGAAPRVDTPLADDPIAPALAGLRAARGAHDVRLVRRALVAADSAWVREPGRVLVHWPLVEGEASGNNAGVNTTTARADGVTAFGLRPATLVAPLVRLPLADSAARIIARWRDGAAAATERRIGAGCVRDIGAGIPLAGDITLRPAFASFLQAMVEPCGGARGIAVSDSAARAFARDEAAVPSRLLTAAVAADATLAAWLLGGALLALAAEWMLRRRRDG comes from the coding sequence ATGAGCTTCCTCGCGCCCTGGGCCTTCGCCGTCGGCGTCTTCGCCGCGCTCGGCGCCGTGGTCCTGCATCTCCTCTCCACGCGCCGCCCGCCGCGCGCGGTGCTGCCGACGGCGCGCTTCGTCCCCGAGAGCGAAGCGCGCGCGGTCTCGCGCTCGTCGCGGCCGACCGATCTCCTGCTGCTCGCCGCGCGGATGCTCGCGGCACTGCTCATCGGGGCCGCCTTCGCACGTCCGGTGCTCGATGCGCCGGGGCCGAGCGTGCGCACCGTGGTGCTGCTCGACGCGTCGTCGAGCGTTCAGGATCGCACCGCCGCGGCCCGCGAGGCGACGGAACGGCTCGGCGAGGGCGGTGCGATCGTCGCCTTCGATACCGTCGTCCGCGCGCTGGGCACCACGGAGGTCGCGTCGCTCCGTGAACTCGCCGGTGCGCGCGAGGCGGCGACCGGCGTGGTCGATGCGAGCGGCGCGTATCGCGCCGGGCCCCCGCGCGCGGCGGACGGCATCCTCTCCGCGGCGCTGGTCGCCGGCGTGCGCGAGGCGCGCGTCATCGCGCGCGGCGCTGATTCGGTGCGGATGGTGCTCGTCTCGCCGCTCGCCGAGGAACTGTTCGATGCGGCGACCGCGGGCGCGCGCGCCGAGTGGCCCGGCGGGATCACGCTGGTGCGGCCCACGGGCGTGGCGGACACGCTGCGCGGGGCCGCTCCACGAGTCGACACGCCGCTCGCCGATGATCCCATCGCGCCGGCGCTCGCGGGCCTCCGCGCCGCGCGAGGTGCGCACGACGTGCGGCTCGTGCGCCGCGCGCTCGTCGCTGCCGACTCCGCCTGGGTGCGCGAGCCCGGCCGCGTGCTCGTGCATTGGCCGTTGGTCGAAGGAGAAGCCTCGGGCAACAACGCCGGCGTGAACACCACCACCGCACGCGCCGACGGCGTGACCGCCTTCGGGCTCCGCCCGGCCACGCTCGTCGCGCCGCTCGTGCGGCTCCCGCTCGCCGACTCCGCCGCGCGCATCATCGCCCGTTGGCGCGACGGTGCCGCCGCCGCCACCGAGCGCCGCATCGGCGCCGGCTGCGTGCGCGACATCGGCGCCGGCATCCCGCTCGCCGGCGACATCACGCTGCGTCCCGCCTTCGCCTCATTTCTGCAGGCGATGGTCGAACCCTGCGGCGGCGCGCGCGGCATCGCGGTGAGCGACTCCGCCGCGCGCGCCTTCGCGCGCGACGAGGCCGCCGTGCCCTCGCGCCTCCTCACCGCCGCCGTCGCCGCCGATGCGACGCTCGCCGCCTGGCTCCTCGGCGGCGCGCTCCTCGCGCTCGCCGCGGAGTGGATGCTGCGGCGCCGGAGGGACGGATGA
- a CDS encoding DUF58 domain-containing protein, with the protein MAVGPYGALLDAVRGVRWLARGPVPGGAPGAHQARTRGIAPEFAEYRPYRQGDDPRRIDWKLLARSDRAFIRLAPDHATLGTTFIVDASASMGFAAKWTLAKRLVVALAAVAHASADPVGLVVASASRARRLPPRARGGVIAELARTLDETTCDGAIDLAPLVAASASRCVVVTDLLGDADALRMALARHRAQGGEAHLLHVVARRELEPDGEAVMATDPEDETIARPLVADTREAYRARFAAWRNEVASRLRADGIAYHEVVDDAPAEQLVRRIVMPAGVARGAAEPAGAEPRR; encoded by the coding sequence GTGGCGGTGGGCCCGTACGGCGCGTTGCTCGACGCCGTGCGCGGCGTGCGATGGCTCGCGCGCGGTCCCGTCCCCGGCGGCGCCCCCGGTGCACACCAGGCGCGCACACGCGGCATCGCGCCGGAGTTCGCCGAGTATCGCCCCTATCGCCAGGGCGATGACCCGCGGCGCATCGACTGGAAGCTGCTCGCGCGCTCCGATCGCGCCTTCATCCGCTTGGCGCCCGACCACGCGACGCTCGGCACCACCTTCATCGTCGATGCGTCGGCGAGCATGGGCTTCGCGGCGAAGTGGACGCTCGCCAAGCGGCTCGTCGTCGCGCTCGCCGCGGTCGCGCACGCGAGCGCCGATCCGGTGGGACTCGTCGTCGCGTCGGCGAGCCGCGCGCGCCGCCTCCCGCCGCGGGCGCGTGGCGGCGTGATCGCCGAGCTGGCGCGCACGCTCGACGAGACCACCTGCGACGGCGCGATCGACCTCGCGCCCCTCGTCGCCGCCTCCGCGTCGCGCTGCGTGGTCGTCACCGACCTCCTCGGCGACGCCGACGCGCTGCGGATGGCCCTCGCGCGCCATCGCGCGCAGGGCGGCGAGGCGCACCTGCTGCATGTCGTCGCGCGTCGCGAGCTCGAACCGGACGGCGAGGCGGTGATGGCGACCGATCCGGAGGACGAGACCATCGCGCGCCCGCTCGTCGCCGACACGCGCGAGGCGTATCGCGCGCGCTTCGCCGCCTGGCGCAACGAGGTCGCCTCCCGCCTGCGCGCCGACGGCATCGCGTACCACGAGGTGGTCGATGATGCGCCGGCGGAGCAGCTCGTGCGTCGCATCGTGATGCCGGCCGGCGTCGCGCGCGGCGCGGCCGAGCCCGCCGGCGCGGAGCCGCGCCGATGA
- a CDS encoding AAA family ATPase: MALVAGGHALLVGVPGLAKTMMIRAVAEAMALDFRRIQFTPDLVPSDITGTELLEEDSQTGHRAFRFVRGPVFANIVLADEINRAPPRTQAALLEAMQEHRVTAAGQTMPLPEPFFVLATQNPIEQEGTYPLPEAQLDRFLFDIRIGYPGADEEVAILRATTGVGQAALTPIIDAAQAKALQRMTREIPASDAALRYAASLARATRPKGGEATPLVEQYVRWGAGPRAGQALILGAKAAALLAGRHAVAPEDIRRVARPVLRHRVLPNFAAEAEGIDGERIVEDLIARVPEPRGLTGI; encoded by the coding sequence ATGGCGCTCGTCGCCGGCGGGCACGCGCTGCTCGTCGGCGTCCCCGGCCTCGCCAAGACGATGATGATCCGCGCCGTCGCCGAGGCGATGGCGCTCGACTTCCGCCGCATCCAGTTCACGCCGGACCTCGTGCCGAGCGACATCACCGGCACCGAGCTGCTCGAGGAGGATTCGCAGACGGGGCATCGCGCCTTCCGCTTCGTGCGCGGCCCCGTCTTCGCGAACATCGTCCTCGCCGACGAGATCAACCGCGCCCCGCCGCGCACGCAGGCCGCGCTGCTCGAGGCGATGCAGGAGCACCGCGTCACCGCCGCCGGCCAGACGATGCCGCTCCCCGAGCCGTTCTTCGTCCTCGCGACGCAGAACCCCATCGAGCAGGAAGGCACCTACCCGCTCCCCGAGGCGCAGCTGGACCGCTTCCTCTTCGACATCCGCATCGGCTATCCCGGCGCGGACGAGGAGGTCGCGATCCTGCGCGCCACCACCGGCGTTGGGCAGGCGGCGCTCACGCCGATCATCGACGCGGCGCAGGCGAAGGCGCTGCAGCGGATGACGCGCGAGATCCCCGCCTCCGATGCGGCGCTGCGCTACGCGGCCTCGCTCGCGCGCGCGACGCGCCCGAAGGGTGGCGAGGCGACGCCGCTCGTGGAGCAGTACGTGCGCTGGGGCGCCGGCCCGCGCGCCGGTCAGGCGCTCATCCTCGGCGCAAAGGCCGCCGCGCTCCTCGCCGGACGGCACGCCGTCGCGCCCGAGGACATCCGCCGCGTCGCGCGACCCGTGCTCCGCCATCGCGTCCTCCCCAACTTCGCCGCCGAGGCCGAAGGGATCGACGGCGAGCGGATCGTCGAGGACCTCATCGCGCGCGTGCCCGAGCCGCGCGGCCTCACCGGGATCTAG
- a CDS encoding GAF domain-containing protein has product MPSTPRRRIWRTPTPASTEATGPDRDVALLRDLVHTLLVAERADEAFQFALDRACPVVGASLGSVFVLDGASELMRLVAAHAWPDRWRPWLGEMRVRVGFGPSGEAVSERRVIEVPDVFADPTLEDWQEVAGELGFKALVALPLLTNGAVVGATTFYFTDAGSPDSRVRHLLRAVADIMAAIAEKSDLQDRLRRADAALDSINAVNPPTVPVVEATEETT; this is encoded by the coding sequence GTGCCCTCCACGCCTCGCCGCCGCATCTGGCGCACCCCGACCCCCGCCTCGACCGAGGCCACGGGCCCTGATCGCGACGTCGCGCTGCTCCGCGACCTCGTGCACACCCTCCTCGTCGCCGAACGCGCCGACGAAGCGTTCCAGTTCGCCCTCGATCGCGCCTGTCCCGTCGTCGGCGCGTCGCTCGGGTCCGTCTTCGTCCTCGACGGCGCCTCCGAACTCATGCGCCTCGTCGCCGCGCACGCCTGGCCCGATCGCTGGCGTCCCTGGCTCGGCGAGATGCGTGTCCGCGTCGGCTTCGGACCCAGCGGCGAGGCCGTCAGCGAACGCCGCGTCATCGAGGTCCCCGACGTCTTCGCCGATCCCACCCTCGAGGACTGGCAGGAGGTCGCCGGCGAACTCGGCTTCAAGGCCCTCGTCGCGCTCCCGCTCCTCACCAACGGCGCGGTCGTCGGCGCGACCACCTTCTATTTCACCGACGCCGGCTCCCCCGACTCGCGCGTCCGCCACCTCCTCCGCGCCGTCGCCGACATCATGGCCGCGATCGCCGAGAAGTCGGACCTGCAGGACCGCCTGCGCCGCGCCGACGCCGCGCTAGATTCCATCAACGCCGTGAACCCCCCGACCGTACCGGTTGTCGAAGCAACAGAGGAAACCACGTGA
- a CDS encoding DUF305 domain-containing protein yields MLQRISRPTAPRTTAAVLFAALALACAPRATVQSAASPVADAAPAAHDMSSMAGGHAGHTMTGLDAPVTIPPGALFVEADVRFMQGMIAHHAQAIYMSRLAEAHRANPRLQRFAIKIDQSQTTEIHQMQGWLRANGQFVPDTSSYHTVMMPGMLTPEQIAQLDGANGPDFDRAFLVLMIQHHEGALMMVKDLFATPRAGQDVDVSVFANDVVAVQTAEIGLMRQMISSIPQGRP; encoded by the coding sequence ATGCTGCAGCGAATCTCCCGCCCCACCGCGCCGCGCACCACGGCCGCAGTCCTCTTCGCCGCGCTCGCCCTCGCCTGCGCCCCGCGCGCCACCGTGCAGTCCGCGGCATCCCCCGTCGCGGACGCGGCCCCTGCCGCGCACGACATGTCCAGCATGGCCGGCGGCCACGCGGGGCACACGATGACCGGCCTCGACGCCCCGGTCACCATCCCCCCGGGCGCGCTGTTCGTCGAAGCCGACGTCCGCTTCATGCAGGGCATGATCGCGCACCACGCGCAGGCGATCTACATGTCGCGGCTGGCCGAGGCGCACCGCGCCAATCCGCGCCTCCAGCGCTTCGCCATCAAGATCGACCAGTCGCAGACCACCGAGATCCACCAGATGCAGGGCTGGCTCCGCGCCAACGGGCAGTTCGTGCCGGACACCTCCTCGTATCACACGGTCATGATGCCGGGGATGCTCACCCCCGAGCAGATCGCCCAGCTCGACGGCGCGAACGGACCGGACTTCGATCGCGCCTTCCTCGTCCTCATGATCCAGCACCACGAGGGCGCCCTGATGATGGTGAAGGACCTCTTCGCGACGCCGCGCGCCGGCCAGGACGTGGACGTCTCGGTCTTCGCCAACGATGTCGTTGCAGTGCAGACCGCGGAGATCGGTCTGATGCGCCAGATGATCAGCAGCATTCCGCAAGGCCGTCCGTAA
- a CDS encoding beta-lactamase family protein has protein sequence MSRSGLLLLSALAVVAPPLTAQTATSLRRLDGTTISHATADSIARALVAEHDITGMQVAVVNDGRITWSAAYGLRTKAPDRAMERTSITWAASITKAAFGTWVVQLSEKGLVDLDQPVASMLRQPLVSYEEWADRSRALVADPRWARVTPRMLLSLTSGLGNFAMFEPDTQMHLHHDPGTAFRYSGEGLNVLQLALEERFGKSLPELMDADLFRPLGLTRTAVAFRSEFEPDMADRFGTEGQFLAKTRRNARAAGSMTSSAEDLARFGIALMDGRVLGKAAMEEMLQPQIQLRGAHQFPLPDDPPFSAETERVGLAYGLGWGLLTRTPFGPAFFKEGNGDGARTYMICFPRRKDCIVILTNSDNGAWAFRPLMEAVFANTVTPWEWEGFTESALRGRAP, from the coding sequence ATGTCGCGGTCCGGTCTGCTCCTCCTCTCGGCCCTCGCCGTCGTTGCACCACCGCTGACCGCGCAAACCGCCACCTCGCTGCGCCGCCTCGACGGCACCACCATCTCGCACGCCACCGCCGACTCCATCGCGCGCGCGTTGGTCGCCGAGCACGATATCACCGGCATGCAGGTCGCCGTCGTCAACGACGGCCGCATCACCTGGAGCGCCGCCTACGGCCTGCGCACCAAGGCCCCCGATCGCGCCATGGAACGCACGTCCATCACCTGGGCCGCCTCCATCACCAAGGCCGCTTTCGGCACCTGGGTCGTGCAGCTCTCTGAGAAGGGCCTCGTCGATCTCGACCAGCCCGTCGCGTCGATGCTGCGCCAGCCGCTCGTCTCGTACGAGGAGTGGGCCGACCGCTCGCGCGCGCTCGTCGCCGATCCGCGCTGGGCGCGAGTCACGCCGCGCATGCTCCTCTCGCTCACCTCCGGGCTCGGCAACTTCGCCATGTTCGAGCCCGACACGCAGATGCATCTCCATCACGACCCCGGCACCGCCTTCCGCTACTCCGGCGAGGGACTCAACGTCCTGCAGCTCGCCCTCGAGGAGCGCTTCGGCAAGTCGCTGCCGGAGCTCATGGACGCGGACCTCTTCCGCCCCCTCGGTCTCACGCGCACCGCCGTCGCGTTCCGCAGCGAGTTCGAGCCCGACATGGCCGATCGCTTCGGCACCGAAGGGCAGTTCCTCGCCAAGACGCGCCGCAACGCGCGCGCCGCCGGTTCGATGACCTCGAGCGCCGAGGACCTCGCGCGCTTCGGCATCGCGCTCATGGACGGACGCGTGCTCGGCAAGGCCGCGATGGAGGAGATGCTGCAGCCGCAGATCCAGTTGCGTGGCGCGCACCAGTTCCCGCTGCCGGATGATCCGCCGTTCAGCGCCGAGACCGAGCGCGTGGGGCTCGCGTATGGACTCGGGTGGGGCCTGCTCACGCGGACGCCGTTCGGGCCTGCCTTCTTCAAGGAAGGCAACGGCGACGGGGCGCGGACCTACATGATCTGCTTCCCGCGGCGGAAGGACTGCATCGTGATCCTCACCAACAGCGACAACGGGGCGTGGGCGTTCCGTCCGCTCATGGAGGCCGTGTTCGCGAACACGGTCACGCCGTGGGAGTGGGAGGGGTTCACCGAGAGCGCCCTGCGCGGGCGGGCGCCGTAG
- a CDS encoding DoxX family protein produces the protein MLRVVLGLYMTAHGATRAAVGTVDDFGGFLAAQGLPMGVLVAWGITINEIVGGLTLASGRFVRPLAAAFAFEHCMGIILVHAPNGWFTVGHQSGGAEYSVLLLLCFLLTASTARRDVSARD, from the coding sequence GTGCTGCGCGTGGTGCTCGGCCTCTACATGACCGCGCACGGCGCCACGCGCGCGGCGGTCGGCACGGTCGACGACTTCGGTGGCTTCCTCGCGGCGCAGGGTCTGCCCATGGGGGTCCTCGTCGCCTGGGGCATCACCATCAACGAGATCGTCGGCGGCCTGACACTGGCGAGCGGACGCTTCGTGCGCCCCCTCGCCGCCGCCTTCGCGTTCGAGCACTGCATGGGGATCATCCTCGTGCACGCGCCGAACGGATGGTTCACCGTCGGACATCAGAGCGGCGGCGCCGAGTACAGCGTGTTGCTCCTCCTGTGCTTCCTCCTCACCGCGTCGACGGCCCGGCGCGACGTGTCCGCCCGCGACTGA